Within Candidatus Dojkabacteria bacterium, the genomic segment CAATCCAACATGCTGGGGTCATTCTAGGGCTCGGGCCGGATGTTAATGATGGTCATAGACCTGTTGCCGCACATGCTTTTTACAAAGAGAGAGAAGGAAGTCCTCGTGCATTTAATCAGATGAACCTAGTTCGAAACTATAGTGCAGTAACTGGTGCATGTATGATGATAAAACGCACCAAATTCGATGAAGTAGGAGGATTTGATGAGGAGAACCTTAAGGTTAATTATAATGATGTTGACTTATGCCTTAAGCTTCTTCAGGCCGGCTACCGTAATGTATATACAGCACATGCAAGGCTTTTCCACCATGAGTCTGCTTCTAGGATCAAGGAGCCTCCAAAAATGGAAACCGAATTCATGAGAGATAAGTGGAAAAAGTACATTGAAAACGACCCTTACTACAACCCTAATTTCGCTCGAAACACCGTGCATTCTTTCATAATATAGTCGGACTGCTTCTTGACTTGAAATTAGAAGGTAAATTCATGTATTGTGGTAGGAGATAAAATATACCGCATTTAACAACAGATATGAAGAAGTTTTTTCTGCTTGGAGCCTTTGTTGCAACTTTATTCACTATTGGAGCCTTAGATAATAAGTTCTCTCTTGATGTGTTAGCCTCGAGAGATGATATTGCTAGTAGGGCATCGGTAGAAGAAATGCTCTCGCGAGGAGAGTACTCCTCAAAAAGAGTAAGGGTTGTGTATAAAGATGATCTCGAGAAGCGTGGAGAGGACGGATTCTTCAAAGTAGTTTCAACAGTAACCGTACATGCAAACGGAAACGACTCTGACTACCTCGCAAACACCGCTCAACAGAAAGAAAATGTTGGCGATACGCTCCTTGAACTAATGGAAGACCCAGAAGTTGCCTATGCAGCTCCTGACTACTTAGGCAAAATTGCAGCATGGACAGATAACGGCACCCAAGCATATCCAGGTGACTATGACGTCACAGGCCCTACATTTAACCAGTGGTACTACAACTCCGGCAAAGTCAAAGAGATGTGGCATGATCAGGGATGTCCAGGTGGCGCATCGTGCGGTGGTGATTCATCGGTGGTAGTAGCTGTAATCGATACCGGCTTGGCATACGGTGCATTCGATGATGACACTGGTGACGGATTTACAGAGAATAACTTCCTAGCAGTTGCCGATGATGTTCCAAATCTATATGTGAATGCAGGCGAGACAGCAAGCAACGGGATGGATGATGATTGTAATGGTGTGATCGATGACGCACACGGCATGGACACCTTCGCTTTTGCAGAGCTTGAGATTACAGACATAGTAGCAACCGAAAGTCTCTCAGAACGAACATGCAACGGTATGACCCCTGTGGATTTTTCTGGTACATCGAATACTTTTAGGCGAAAGCCTGGTCATCCTGTCGATACATATGGTCACGGTACATTTGTGACCGGCTTGATCGCAGGAGGTGTAGATAATGGTGGGGATACAGTATCGCCTGCATTTAATGTAAGTATAATGCCACTTGCTGCTTCAATAAATACTACCAACAACACCCATACCTCGCAGACATATGATGAGAGCGATTATCATCTTTTCTGGATGGCAGATGTACAAACGGCGATTGAGTACGCAGGTGTAAACGGTGCTGACGTTGTAAATATGAGTATCGGTGGATTTCCGTTTGACCAGGTGTTCCAGGATCAGATTGATTATTGGTATGGAGAGGGTATGGTTTTTGTAGCTGCTTCTGGAAATGATTCGACATCAGGATCTATGCAGGCTGTGAGTTACCCAGCTGCATTCGACAACGTTCTTGCCGTGGGTGCAGTTAATGCTGATAACACAAGGAGTGATTACTCAAATGGAGGTAGCAACCTCGACCTCGTCGCATATGTAGGTGAAGGAGGAGCCGCAGGTACGGCTGCATATCAGGAAACACTTACCTGTTACGGTTGTACTAGTGCCGGTGATGGAGGAGGTGTATTTACAGGCACAGCGACGGATGTGTCTATAGGTACAAGCTTCGCTGCACCACAGGTGGCAGCGGCAGCGGCGATTATTAAGAGTAATAACCCAACTATGACAGCAAGTAATATTGAGTCTATATTGTTGATGTCAGTCCAGGACATTACTAGCTATGGTGTCGGTAGAGATAATACCACGGGGTATGGGGTGTTAGATTTTCAGCTAGCTAACGACTACCATTATTACATTGATTCTACTCTATACCAGAATGGTGGGAGGACTAGCAAACCAGTTGCATCAGCAGAGTTTAACTCAAGGTTTTATCAGGCTATAAAAGGATTTTCCACTAACTTCGTGTATTTAAGGAGTACAGCTGACGGAGTATTTGATAATAGTGAGGCTGCAGAGGATTGGGTTCAAATTCCAGGGCAGACGCCTGAGCAGATAAATCTGGTTGCATATGATCCAGGGGATGGTTTAAAGCTATACATGACTGTAAAAGGTAATAGTGGAAGCATCTATGTTAGATATACTTCAAATGGATCGACTTGGACAGATTGGACAGAAAATGGCGGCCTTACAAGCACAACGATTTCCTCGACAGTATTTAATTCAAGGTTGTTCCAAAGTATTCGCGGCATTTCAACAAACAATATCTACGTAAGAAGTAGTGGTGATGGGTTATTTGACGGGTTGGCGGATGGATCTTCACCTGACACTTTGGAGAACTGGACTACCTTAACGGGACAGACACCATCTGTGCCAGAGATTGCTGCATTTGACGGCGAAATATATATGACTGTAAGAGGTAATAGTTCAAGTATATTTACGAGGAGTTCAAGCGATGGAGTCACTTGGGGCGATTGGACTCAGAACGGCGGATTTACTTCGGCAACCCCTTCTATGGTATCCTTTGATGGGAGGTTATTCCAGTCGGTTAAAGGCAATTCCACGAATTATCTGTTCATCCGTTACAGTAATGATGGCATAACTTGGTATCCTTGGGAGCGAAGGACTGGTACTTCTCCTCAACGTACCAATATTTCCTATTTCTCTGTTACAGATGAATTGTTTGAAACAGTAATCGGCAATAGTGGGTACATATTCTTAAGGACTTACACCTACTAATTGCTTCACTTAGCGATTGGATATTTATGCAACGTATTCTAACTCGTGATCTAGCCGATCCAGTCGGCAATCTGAGAGAGTGTTTCGTATGGTGGCATTTTTAACTTCCACTCATCTGGTTTTTTTGATGCGACGGAGATTATATAAGTTATCTCATATGGATCTCTTCTATAATTCTCATATATAATCTCCAAACCATTATCTCGTGCAAGGTACCTAAGCGCAGTTGGTGTGAACCTCCAGTAATCTCGGAAAGTCTCCTGCTCGTGCTGTTGCTGAATAAAAGGTACAACTGTGATGACAACATCTCTCGACATCATAGCCATATTCTTATAAGCCTTTTTGACTTGGTAGATATGCTCAAGAATTGTATGGTTGAATACAGTATCAAACCTGTTCTTAAGCGATGTGTTCAGATTTTGCTCGAGGTCGAGAGTAATCTCGTCATCCCGGTCAGGCATGTGTTGGCTGTAGTTTGTGATTGTATAAGAGCTTGCCTTGGGAAAGTAGTTTCTGTAGTAATCGCCATCCTTATCTTTATCCTCCCAGCCGGATATGTTAACTATATCTCCTCCGAACAGGTGAGAAAATCTCCTGAGCTCCTGGTTGGACCAGGTTCTTACTGGGTCTGAAAATGGTTCGTATAACCTTATTGCCTCATCTTCAGTAAAATCTGGTATATGTGGAGTGACCTTGTATTTAAACCGGCGTACACCATTTGAAAGTTTTATCGCTAAACGCACAGGCCTTCTGTTGAGGAGATCTATTGCTTCATTGTAGCTGATTCTTGGCTTCACGGTTGTTTTACACAATTACGAGTGTATAGGTTACAATGGTCACTATTGTAGCATAGATGCCTGTGAAATTGTTCGGGATGCTCACACTCAATTATCCCTTGGAGGCAGAGTTTAGTGAACATGATACTTTAAAGCCTTATCAACAGTTGCGTAGTAGCGTTAACGCCCTTGAGGACTAGGAATTGAGATCGAGGAAAGATAAGTAGTTATTGGTGACGGAAGTGATATTAAATTGAGCCACGCTCTTCCGTGAATTCGACAATAATTTAGTATACAGCTCTTGGTCTTGCATAATGCGGCTCATATTTTCTGACAGGCCTTCTATATCTCCAACTGGTGATAGGAGGCCATTATATCCTTCTGATACAATATCTTCTACACCGCCATTTGCTGTTGAAACTACAGGGAGAGAACTGTTCAATGCCTCAATGTAAGCCAATCCAAAACCCTCATGGTAGGAGGAAAGTACAAAGCAGTGAGACTTGGCCATTATTTGATATTTCTCTTTATCGCTTACATATCCCAATAGATGTACCCTTGAACTAACGCCTAGTTCATCGATAAGTCGCAGCAGATGTCCTTTCTCCGGCCCGTCACTGATTATTAGTAGCTGACATTCACTGGTTTGTGGGAGAATTGCAAACGCCTTTATCATTATGTCATAGCCCTTTCTTGTGTCGAGCCTACCAAGTGCAACAAACGTAAAGAGGTCGAACTTATGATCTCTTAAGTTAGTCAGAGTCGTGAAAGGGATTCCTATATGACCGACTTCGACCTCTTTTTTGACTCCGTAAAATTTGTATATTTTCTCCCGCACATCTGTTGATATAGCATTGACCTTGTATGCGTTGTTTATAATCCGGCGCGCTGCAACTTTAAGGAGTAAGTGTTTGTGTGGAGAGTATCCTTCAGTTGGCTTATATATGTCTCCACCTATGACAGTCACATAGTGTCGCTTATTAAACAGGATTGATACTATTGCTCCAACAAAGCCAGAAGGGAACGTAAATACGCTGTAAACGCGTGAGTATTTGTTTCTCAATGAAAGCATTATCCCTTTCGGGATAGCAAAAAAAGGATATGCAAGAAGCAGTAGGATACCGCTTGTCGCCCTATTCTTTCGTGGGAGGAACTTTCCAATTCGGTGAACTTTTACATTTCCGAATTGTTCTGAGATAAAAGGAGGAAATTTATAATTCCCGAAAGTAACCAGGTCAACCTCTACATCTTGATGGCTATGTGCTATCTCGTACAGCAAGTCTCTGGCAAAGCATCCCCCGCCGCCTCCAAGGGGAGGGTATTCGTAGCAAAACATCAAGACCCTTCTGTTTTTGCTGCTCTCTGCGGAGGTTTCTTTTATTAATTGTCTTTCAGTCAAGGGGATATGATGATAATTTGTGAAGTAATCTTGCTATAAACCTACTCATAAATAACCTACCTAACACTGAGTTTCGATGGTTTGACTTATTGATCTTATCATCCTCATAGTGTAAATTCAAAGCATGAAAAAAGTCAAAGCTCATAATGTAGGAATAACGGTAGTTATCCCGGCGTACAATGAACAAGGCGCGATATTAGGGACAATCGAATCCATTGCAGAAATACTAAGAAATTACGCCGATCCGTACGAGATCATAGTCATTAATGACGGCTCAACAGATGATACATTGACATTGCTATCTAAGGCCAAGCTAGAGCATTTCATATTGATTAACCATAAGAGAAATATGGGCTACGGTTGCTCACTTAAAAGAGGGATCAGGGAGGCTATGTACGATAAGATTATTATTACAGATGCCGATGGTACTTACGACAATACAAGGATACCTGAAATATCAGACTTACTGAGCGATTACCGAATGGTTGTTGGGGCAAGAACTCTCAATAGAGAGAATATTCCGCTAGTTAGGAAGCCTGCTAAATGGTTCCTGACCTGGTTTACATCTGCACTAATGCAAGCGAAGATAATTGATCTTAACTCGGGGCTTAGAGGGTTTTATCGCTCGGACATGGAGCACCTATATCCTTTACTCCCGGATCAGTTTTCGTTCACGACTACTATAACGATTGCATATTTGAGTGAACACAAATCGGTCTACTACTTGGATACTAAGTATTTCAAGCGTGATGGCAAATCGAAAATCAGGCCTATTAACGACTTCTTCGGGTTTATTTTTAAGATTGTTAACACGATTATGTACTTTGAACCGTTCAGAATATTCCTGCCTTTGGCTCTGTTGTCCTTTATTGGCACTGTTATCTCACTGTCTTACGATCTGTTTGTTTTGCGCAATCTGACTGATAAAACTGTCTTAGCATTCGTATTCACTTTGAACTTCCTTATGCTTGGCTTTATTGCGCAGATGATAGTCAAAAGGACTAATACTAATTAAGGGTAAATATGTGGCTATTACTTTTGTCGGTGATCCTGGTTAATACAGTTCTGCTGTCAGTCTGTGTAAACAATCGCCTAAAGCTCAAGAGCATCGTCGAGTTTTTTTTACTTTCTTACGCTTTATCTTTAGCGTTTTATTGTGTGATTGGGTTACTACTCTTACTGTTATCATTGTTCACAGTTATAAATCTTATATTAGTGTCTCTCACCTCTGTAGCGATTTTGCTATTATACTTTTACTTTAAGCGGCTTCGTTTCCAAGAGCTTCGGGAGCTGAAAGGAACCACAAAGGATTTAATATATATTCTTTTGATCGGCTCGATACACTGTGTTTTACTTGGCTCCTTCTCGGAGTGGACAGTAAGGGGCGAGATGGACGCGGGTAGATATGTCAGCATAGCGTACAGTTATGCTGGAGATGGGGCTTATAAAGAAGAGGTGATAGAAGGTTCTGTCTGTAATTCTGCACTTATATGCAGAGAGGATGGGTCTGCAGTCACTCAGTATCTCCCGATGTATCCGATCATATTGTCATACGGAAACCTCATCAAAGGTTATTTTGGTATGAAAGTCATCCAGATCCTAGTTAGTTTTATGAGTGCGGTTACTTTCTATGTGATCCTGAAAAGACTTTTTGGTAAGTATGAGACTATAATTGCCCTCGGCTTAATGCTGTTTTCTTTTAACGCAATCCAGTTGAACTACTCTAAAGAGTTTATGACTGAGGTGTTTGCACAATCACTTATGCTTCTAATTGTATGGCTGTACTTGTTAAATAAGGAGAAAGAACAGTCGATAATTACTTCTATAGCAGTAGTGTTGCTCTCGGTGCTGTTTTTAACAAAGCTTGATGCGATAGTTATATCTCTGATTCTTCCTGTGTACTATTTAACGCGGTCTTTGCATAAAAAGTCCAAGTGGGACGACTATTTCTTGGTACTTAGCCTTCTGGCTACAGCGTTATTTATGTACTTTTTTTCGCAACCATATATTAATAAGACGATTGGTGGCACTGCTTCGAGACCGCTGCCAGTTTATATTTTAGTAGCAGTGTCTGTGGCTCTATCGTTTATATTTATATTGTCACACACTCATCTTATTTCGAGATTTAAGTCTGTGAGTGGTTGGTGGAGAAAACGCATTGCACTTCTTTTAGCTTTAATGTTTATGGTGGTATCTGCGGTCGTCTTTATATCTACGGCATATACTATAACCACTGCTCCTATTACTGAACAGAATATTGAGTTAATAAACCTCGTTCGGCTCAATTATTTTTATCCCGTTTATATTACTATCATTGGGTTATTAGGGCTTTCGCTACTCATGTATAGACGACATAGTGAAAGCGTTGTGATATTTATAGTTGGAATCCTTGCGCTACTTCCAATACTCGAATCAAGTCATTCTAGTCCCTTGTACTGGTGGTCAAGACGATATCTATTTATTACAATTCCAGTTACATTGCTGGCATACTGTTATGTAATATATGCTGGAAGGCTGAATAAAAGAGTATACATTGCGCTGATATCCTTGACCTGCTCAGCTGTCCTAATTACTGCCTATATGGCCTCCACATCTTTCGGTTTTATACAAAATCGTGGCTCGGATGAAACAACGAGGTCGGCTTTTATTCATATAGAACCTGATAGTGTAATTGTTTACTCTTCTGGTTATTCCGAAGTGTCATATCTGTCACAACTTACACATAGATACAACATCGATGGCTATATCCTTGACTCGAATACAATGGGAGATGTTGAACAAGTTCTACCATTAGCTAAATATAAGGTAATATACTTAGCTAATATCGCTAATGCTCAGGATACGTTGAAAATGCAAATATCCGGCCACGAATATGTTCAGTCAAACTGTACTGATATACATATAAGCTACGAGAGACCTGGAGCCAAGAGTCTTGTCTGTGCTGACCTAGGGTTGTTCTGCTCATGGGATACCTTCATATCTTGGGAGGATGTTAACAATTCGTATAAAATCTGCGAGTATAGTCGGTAGGTCTTTATCTTCGGATGTTCTGGTCATACCCGAAGAAATGAAATGAGGATGATTTTAATATTATGCCAGAACTGCCACGTCATTGATTTTTGTTCAACAGTACTAGTGTCAATCAGCATATTGATATAAACAGTATTGCTATGGTTCCACATCGAGTGAAATTTGATAATGATGTGACAGCGTAGTCAGCCTGGGGTATCATAAAACTGTGAACATCATCATCGACACAACACCAACCCAGTCCAAACCATACTCCGGTATCGGCATTGCCACCAAGAAAATCACCGAACAACTAGTCCGCAACAACCCCAAGGTCACCTACCACCTAATCCTACATACAGATGCAGAAAGCACCCTAGACCCCGCCGTGAAAAATGCAGACAACGTGATCCTGTATGACGCTGGAGTGCTTTTCCCAGGCTACCTCAACCCACTGACATACACTCTGCACTTGAAGCCAGTGATCGAGTATATATATCGCGAGATTCCCGAGTCAGTCTACTTCGCTACCTACTTCTGGCAGGGGCATCCCGCCGGCTATCATCCAACCGCTGTCATGATCTATGACTTCGCCATGCCTATGCTGGACATGTATGCGAATAAAGGTGTGATTGTGAATGCTTTGCGTAAGCGTGAATATTGGTTTTGGCAAAATCGTACAGCTCGTGCGGATGCAATAATCGCAATCTCCGAGTCGACCGCTCGCGACTTCCTGAAATGCTACAAAGATTATCCTGAAGAGCGTGTTTACAAGGCATTCATGGGTGTTGAGCTAGAGAAGATGTCGGCAGAGGCGCGTGCAGAATCAGGCTCTCCCGAGAGTGAGGCTAAAATTTTAGCGAAATACCTGCCCAAAGATTGGAAAAAGAAAAAGTACCTGATCTACATGGGTGGCAACATACAGCGCACCAAGAATAACGAGGGTGTCGTGTACAGCTACCAAGAGATGTTGAAGAAGCTCTCAAGCGACGGAGTCTCAAAAGCTGAGGCTCCATATCTGGTGATCGCCGGTGCCGCTTACGAGATCGACAGTGCGCCAGTTAAAGATTTCAAGCAGATGATCAAGGATATCGGGCTGAAGGACAAGGTGGTGTTTTCTGGTTTCTATGAGCCGGAGCATAAAGAGCTGTTGTTGAAAAATGCATTTGCCTTTACCCATCTGTCCCACTATGAGGGCTTTGGCCTGGCGGTGGCTGAGGCGATGCGAGCTGGGACTCCTGTGGTAGTGAGTGAGACATCCAGTCATCCTGAGGTCGTGGGCGATGCCGGTATGTTGGTGGATGGGAAGGATTACAAGAAGGTTGGCGAGGCGTATGTGACGCCTGTATAAGGATCGAGAGTATGCTGGGAAGCTGGGGCGGAGGGGGAGTAAGTACTCTGAAAGATTCACTTGGGAGAAGTGCGCGGGTGAGGTCGAGAAGGTCTTGGAGGGTGTCTACAGGGAGTATTTCCCTGATGCAAAGAGCCGCAAAAAGCGCAAAACAAGGTAGTGGCTTCTTATGCTGGTCGCACGTATAATTGACCTGATTTTGAGATTAACTCTTCTAATTCAATGGTAATTGAAATCTTGGCTCTGCTCGGTTACGTGCTGGTCGCGCTGTTGGTAGTAGCGGGACTTGTACTTAGCGCTATCAATCTACCAGGCATCTGGCTGGTGTTTCTTGCATCTTTGCTTGCTGCATTCATCAATAGATTCGACGAGATTAGCTGGCCTTGGATTATTCTATTTTTGTTTATGGCGATCGCAGGGATCTTTGTTGGACAACCTGATCGTGCTCTTTCAGCGCCAAGAAGTTTGGCGCAGGAAAGTGGGGGATTGTTGGGGCGATACTGGGGATGATTGTCGGCTTCTTTGTCGGAGGATTCGTCGGTGTAATTGTGGGGCCGTTTGTTGGTGTGGTGATATTTGAGCTGTTGATTGATAAGAAAGAGATCAAGGCAGCACTCAAGTCTGGGCTTGGCACCGTGGTTGGTTTCATTGCTTCGGTTTTCTTGAAGTTTGGGCTTTCAATGTCGATTGTTGGGATAATGTTGCTGCTATTGGTAGGATAGTAGGAGTCTGTGACTTATAGAGGGATATTTCGTTAAAACGGCTTGGCATTCCTTGGCCTGTGCGATAAGATCAGTGTCAGATGAGACAGGCATAACTAAGTAAGAGCTCTTTTCGAAAGCAGTCGAGACTATTTCTACGATCCAGAGATTCCTGGACATATCAATTAGGGCAATCTGTTTGGCATCTGCCGAAGGATAGCCGGCTTTGAAGTTATTCGGCATCTGCAGGCCAATGTTTTGATTACCGACCATTAGCTCTGTCTCCTCCTGGCCACTAATAATTACATCACTTCCAGGTGTTTTTGCTTCGGCTAGCTGTCGTGTACCGCCTTCGTACTGGTAATACTTCTCTGGGGCTCCGTGATAATTGTTTGTCAGCAAGATAGAGGTAGGTGAGCAGTTGAGTGGCCTGACAGTTTGGTGAAGCTCAATAGTGTCGATACTCTTCCGTTCCGAATCTAAAATCGTGATGCTAGTCGCAAACTGATCAGGAGAGAATATAACGGAGTTGCTATATTGGCAGAAGAAAACTTCACGACCGTTGTAGCCTGCAACCTCACCCTCTGGATGTTCAGCTAGAATTTTACTCACTCTATTTTTCGGATCATGTCGAGCCAGGAGGGTGGGTGTGTGGATTATAAGCTCTTCATCTATCCATTCAACAAGGCTTACGCTCGAAAATTCACCAATAGGGTAGAGCAGGATCTTTGGTTTCGACTCTGGCTCATTCCTACCTTTTCCGACAAACCACACAATCGGTATAGCTGGAGCGAACAGAAGGAATAATGATAGCGAAATAATTAATAGCTTGAATCTTCTCATGATTAGTAACTTGGATGTGGATTATTTCCTGTCAATCTTCCAGGATTTGCGTTGGCTCCAAGAGTCGGGATCTTGCTCCAGTCAACATCCAAATGTGGCACTGGGTCAGTGTTATCCTTTTGATCCTTGCTCTTGCGCAGCTCGAAGTGGAGGTGGTATGCGAGAGGTTGGCAATTATATGCACCGCTGTTGCCGCTTACTCCAACCTGGTCGCCCTTTTTGATATTCTCACCAACTCTCCAATCAATTCCACCGGCCTTTTTATAATTTTCTAGATGAAAGTAGAGTGAGCTCATGCCGTTACCATGATCAATCCTTAATATATTGCCACCGGATAGACATGGGCCGTAGTAGCTATCCCAACCTACAAATCCGATCTTCCCATTAGCGGTGGCAAAGAGTTTCTCGCGCGTACTGCCAAAATCTATACCGGTGTGGTGGTCATTGAAGGCAGTTTTGCCCCACCATTGAGTTACTCCAATCATTTTGGCAAACGGGTATTTAAAATACTTCTCGATCAATGTCCTATCCTCAATCTGGTTGATAGTGCTGCTATTAGAAGTTTTAGAAGTGCCGTTGATTTGCAGCCAGAAGCCACCCTTTATTCGTGTCGCGAGATTAAGTTCGAATGCAATAGTAGCAGCTTTTCCTTTATATGTTTCGCCGTTTGAGAAAAGCGAGTGTATATTTTCATCGACATTGGATGATTGATACTCGCGAGTACTTTTATTGTTTAGGACTAATTTAGCAGCTCCGATGCTTGTGACTATGACTTTTTCAGAGCTATCCTTAAATGGTAGGCAGAATGTGGTGAAAGCGTGTGGGATCTTGCACTTATAATAATCAATATCCAGAGTCACATTTCTTTTAAACTGTGAGACGGCATTAATCCAGTAGTTTTTCTGATCCACTTTTATCTGACTCACCTGCTTGAGATTTGGTGCGCCAAACTTACAGGAAACAACACGAAGAGTTTTCAGATCTAGGTTGGCCTCAACCTTGCACCGATTGGCTGTGCTACTACGACTAGCGAGAGGAGATCCAAGAACAGATCTCAGCTCCTCAGCTGTGGATTCAGTTCCGAGCACTGCCTCGGTTGGAGCTACAAATTTGATTGGAACTGATCGCTCACTCTGATTACCCGCAGCATCCAAGCTAGAAGCACTGTACGAGTACTCTTTCCCGGGCTCCCACTGCTCGACCAGTAAAAGTGGTTGACTCAACTCACCACCAGAAATGTTTTTAATTATCACACCATTCTCGAGTACTCTCACCGCGTTATCAGCATCCACTGAGATCTTAGCGCTGATGCTTTTAGCCAGCACGTCTGGCAAGAGTTCAATTACTGGAGTAGACGGAGGCGTCCAGTCGGTTATAAAACTAACCGACGACTCAGAGCTGTTGCCCGCACTGTCGACACCAACTACCTTCAGCAAGTTCTCGCCCTCCTTATCTGTGTTCACACTGCTCACCGGGAGTGAAATCTCTGCCTCATTTATATACAGCTTATACTCGCTATCAGCCTCCATGCCGCTTAGCTCGACAGGGACTACATGCTTGTTTGTAAGCAGCCCGTTCGTTGGGTAAAGGATTCGAACAGCGCCTGGCGAGCTCCAATCGAGAGTGAGCCTACTCGGTGCTGTTGCCGATACGAGGTCGGAATTTCTTCTCCTGCTCTTCACGATCCATTCATATTCACCTTCACGCTCGAACTGATAGGTCAACGACTTTGCTTCGACCCACTCGCTTTGATAAACAGCTGAGCTATTCCGGCTAATCATCAGCTGATATTCCACGCCATCTTGCTGCTCATGCTTCCACTCAAATAGGATATTCCGATCCGCGCTATGCAACCCATCCACAGGAGTAAGTTCTGTCGCAGCAGCGACAGGCAGCTCCTCACCATACACAACTTCGAGATAAGGGATCTGATTTAGATTGCAACGCGGTGAATCCAGATGGTTCACACAATCTTTCGACCAGAAGAGTGCACCAGGGAGAGCCTC encodes:
- a CDS encoding peptidoglycan DD-metalloendopeptidase family protein, with the translated sequence MLRSILITAISAILYLICAGVASAEDQRFILYPTQDTLTKRWYPTSSSYLTRDLSVGYDGVIPRRETRTYLKFDYSVIRDEEVRQENLVSAKLYLSEYRDMAGEEYTVELFETAALWEDRNLNWSNQPALPDVRYQQVVNQNIGAGVEVFDVTEIFRSQFADESRWPRGYGIKVLDEALPGALFWSKDCVNHLDSPRCNLNQIPYLEVVYGEELPVAAATELTPVDGLHSADRNILFEWKHEQQDGVEYQLMISRNSSAVYQSEWVEAKSLTYQFEREGEYEWIVKSRRRNSDLVSATAPSRLTLDWSSPGAVRILYPTNGLLTNKHVVPVELSGMEADSEYKLYINEAEISLPVSSVNTDKEGENLLKVVGVDSAGNSSESSVSFITDWTPPSTPVIELLPDVLAKSISAKISVDADNAVRVLENGVIIKNISGGELSQPLLLVEQWEPGKEYSYSASSLDAAGNQSERSVPIKFVAPTEAVLGTESTAEELRSVLGSPLASRSSTANRCKVEANLDLKTLRVVSCKFGAPNLKQVSQIKVDQKNYWINAVSQFKRNVTLDIDYYKCKIPHAFTTFCLPFKDSSEKVIVTSIGAAKLVLNNKSTREYQSSNVDENIHSLFSNGETYKGKAATIAFELNLATRIKGGFWLQINGTSKTSNSSTINQIEDRTLIEKYFKYPFAKMIGVTQWWGKTAFNDHHTGIDFGSTREKLFATANGKIGFVGWDSYYGPCLSGGNILRIDHGNGMSSLYFHLENYKKAGGIDWRVGENIKKGDQVGVSGNSGAYNCQPLAYHLHFELRKSKDQKDNTDPVPHLDVDWSKIPTLGANANPGRLTGNNPHPSY